A single region of the Erythrobacter sp. HL-111 genome encodes:
- a CDS encoding polysaccharide biosynthesis tyrosine autokinase produces the protein MNSQEQLPPRAPRDALVERQQGALSPYLADEMIDDEDEFDFSIGDILTVLWERKWWILLAALLGLVAALGYSLSKSPLYRATATIELNPPSVPVLSNGGDASEGLVVPTTDSQFQETQIGILRSRALAERVVQDLGLVGESNRFDAAETSGAEAAAARDPQRVAGLAASIAEGLTVSPSPNSRLIELSYVSDDPAEAARLANGFATSFIDLTLDRKYEATTSARRFLEERIRTVREEINDAERRLVAYAKENGIVLVGSGEGEGGAGSSTLTGESLGTLNSALAAAQQKRITAEQRYRQAAALAAGGGNSATLRQEKAVLEAEYREKSTYLQDSFPEMARLKTRIEELDRQILTENSRATGTLEAEYRAALAEEQALSERVSQLTGSALTEREDAIQYNILQRELDTNRSLYDALLERYNEVGVVEGIGTAQAATVDQAQAPSTPFEPNILRNTILGTLLGLFLGAGLAVLYDRLTDTVKTKDDLREKLGLPALGAIPLATKNANFLEEVRDQYSVIYDAYASLRTGLQLSGEGGFPQVLLVTSSRPEEGKSSTSYSLGVQLSDTGRRVLLIDADMRKPSFVVSEDDRIGLSTLLTSDTSLTEHVVKTTSPNLFLLPSGPIPPNPANIILPARLDAILANARSLFDHVIIDAPPVARFADAVLLSSCSDGVLFTLESGKTRTALARAALSQLRMAGANLLGGSLTKASARVIDYGYGRYQSYYGGASRGDDTTIAIAAAPDRAT, from the coding sequence GTGAACAGCCAAGAACAGCTTCCCCCGCGCGCGCCGCGCGATGCACTCGTGGAACGGCAGCAAGGCGCTCTCTCGCCCTACCTCGCCGACGAGATGATCGACGACGAGGACGAATTCGATTTCTCGATCGGCGACATCCTTACCGTCCTGTGGGAACGCAAGTGGTGGATCCTGCTGGCGGCGCTCCTCGGCCTGGTCGCGGCCCTGGGCTACTCGCTTTCGAAAAGCCCGCTCTATCGCGCGACCGCGACGATCGAGCTCAACCCGCCCAGCGTTCCGGTCCTTTCCAACGGCGGTGACGCGAGCGAGGGTCTTGTCGTTCCCACCACCGACAGCCAGTTCCAGGAAACGCAGATCGGCATCCTGCGCAGCAGGGCTCTCGCCGAACGCGTGGTGCAGGATCTGGGCCTCGTCGGCGAGTCCAATCGCTTCGACGCGGCCGAAACATCGGGAGCCGAGGCCGCCGCCGCCCGCGATCCTCAACGCGTGGCGGGCCTCGCCGCGTCGATCGCCGAGGGCCTCACCGTGAGCCCGTCGCCCAACAGCCGGTTGATCGAATTGAGCTACGTGTCCGATGATCCGGCCGAAGCGGCAAGGCTCGCCAACGGGTTCGCGACGTCCTTCATCGATCTCACGCTCGACCGGAAATACGAAGCCACGACATCGGCGCGCAGGTTCCTCGAGGAGCGGATCAGGACCGTCCGCGAGGAGATCAACGATGCCGAACGCCGGCTCGTCGCCTATGCCAAGGAAAACGGAATCGTGCTCGTCGGCAGCGGCGAAGGCGAAGGCGGCGCGGGGAGCAGCACGCTCACCGGGGAATCGCTCGGCACGCTCAATTCCGCGCTCGCCGCGGCCCAGCAGAAGCGCATCACGGCCGAGCAGCGCTACCGCCAGGCGGCAGCTCTGGCAGCGGGCGGCGGGAATTCCGCAACGCTCCGGCAGGAGAAGGCCGTGCTCGAGGCGGAATATCGCGAAAAATCGACCTATCTCCAGGATTCCTTCCCCGAGATGGCACGGCTCAAGACCCGTATCGAGGAGCTCGACCGGCAGATCCTGACCGAGAATTCGCGCGCGACCGGCACGCTCGAAGCCGAATATCGCGCCGCGCTCGCCGAAGAACAGGCGCTGAGCGAACGGGTCTCGCAGCTCACCGGCAGCGCGCTCACCGAGCGCGAGGACGCGATCCAGTACAACATTCTCCAGCGCGAACTCGATACGAACCGCTCGCTCTATGATGCGCTGCTCGAACGCTACAACGAAGTCGGCGTGGTCGAAGGCATCGGGACCGCCCAGGCGGCGACGGTCGACCAGGCGCAGGCTCCGAGCACCCCGTTCGAACCGAACATCCTGCGCAACACCATCCTCGGCACCCTCCTTGGCCTATTCCTGGGGGCCGGTCTCGCCGTGCTCTACGACCGCCTGACCGATACTGTTAAGACAAAGGACGACCTGCGCGAAAAGCTCGGTCTTCCCGCGCTCGGCGCGATTCCCCTCGCCACCAAGAACGCGAATTTCCTCGAAGAGGTGCGCGATCAGTATTCGGTCATCTACGATGCCTATGCCAGCCTGCGGACAGGGTTGCAGCTGTCGGGCGAGGGCGGATTTCCGCAGGTCCTCCTCGTCACCAGCTCGCGCCCCGAGGAAGGCAAGTCGAGCACGAGCTATTCGCTCGGCGTGCAGCTGTCGGATACCGGCAGACGCGTCCTCCTGATCGACGCGGACATGCGCAAACCCTCCTTCGTCGTCAGCGAGGACGACCGCATCGGCCTTTCGACCCTGCTCACCAGCGACACGTCCCTGACCGAGCACGTGGTCAAGACGACCAGTCCCAACCTCTTCCTGCTGCCGAGCGGGCCGATCCCGCCCAACCCGGCGAACATCATCCTTCCCGCCCGGCTCGATGCCATCCTTGCGAACGCGCGGAGCCTGTTCGATCACGTGATCATCGATGCCCCGCCGGTCGCGCGCTTTGCCGATGCGGTCCTGCTGTCCTCTTGCAGCGACGGCGTGCTCTTCACGCTCGAAAGCGGCAAGACGCGGACCGCCCTGGCGCGCGCCGCCCTGTCGCAGCTGCGAATGGCGGGGGCCAATCTGCTCGGCGGGTCGCTCACCAAGGCTTCCGCGCGGGTCATCGATTACGGCTATGGCCGCTATCAAAGCTACTACGGCGGTGCTTCGCGCGGC
- the gmd gene encoding GDP-mannose 4,6-dehydratase, protein MTKRALISGITGQDGSYLAEFLLAKGYEVHGIKRRASLFNTQRIDHIYQDPHQPNPKLTLHYGDLTDSSNLTRIIHEVQPDEIYNLAAQSHVAVSFESPEYTADVDALGALRLLEAIRFLDLEKKARYYQASTSELYGLVQEVPQKETTPFHPRSPYAVAKLYAYWITVNYREAYGIYACNGILFNHESPRRGETFVTRKITRGLANIAQGLEPCLYMGNIDALRDWGHAHDYVRMQWMMLQQDKPEDFVIATGQQYSVREFIRWSAEELGLELEFSGEGTDEIATVAGITGDKAPALKVGDVVMRIDPRYFRPAEVETLLGDPAKARELLGWEPEITAREMCAEMVAADLVEARRHAFLKDNGFTLPVSIEN, encoded by the coding sequence ATGACCAAGCGCGCTTTGATTTCGGGGATCACCGGGCAGGACGGGTCCTATCTCGCCGAATTCCTGCTGGCCAAGGGATACGAGGTCCACGGGATCAAGCGGCGCGCCTCGCTGTTCAACACGCAGCGCATCGATCACATCTACCAGGACCCGCACCAGCCCAATCCCAAGCTCACGCTCCACTACGGCGACCTCACCGACAGCTCGAACCTCACGCGCATCATCCACGAGGTGCAGCCGGACGAGATCTACAACCTCGCCGCGCAGTCTCACGTCGCGGTCAGCTTCGAATCGCCCGAATACACCGCGGATGTCGACGCGCTCGGGGCGCTGCGCCTGCTCGAGGCGATCCGATTCCTCGATCTCGAGAAGAAGGCCCGCTACTATCAGGCCTCGACCTCCGAACTCTACGGCCTGGTGCAGGAAGTGCCGCAGAAGGAAACGACGCCCTTCCATCCGCGCTCGCCCTACGCGGTGGCGAAGCTCTATGCCTACTGGATCACCGTGAACTACCGCGAAGCCTACGGGATCTATGCCTGCAACGGCATCCTGTTCAACCACGAAAGCCCGCGCCGGGGGGAGACCTTCGTCACGCGCAAGATCACGCGCGGCCTCGCCAACATCGCGCAGGGGCTCGAACCGTGCCTCTACATGGGCAATATCGACGCCCTGCGCGACTGGGGCCATGCCCATGACTACGTGCGGATGCAGTGGATGATGCTGCAGCAGGACAAGCCCGAGGATTTCGTCATCGCGACCGGACAGCAATATTCGGTGCGCGAATTCATCCGCTGGTCGGCGGAGGAGCTCGGCCTGGAGCTCGAATTCTCGGGCGAGGGCACGGACGAGATCGCGACGGTCGCCGGGATCACGGGGGACAAGGCGCCCGCGCTCAAGGTGGGCGATGTCGTCATGCGGATCGACCCGCGCTATTTCCGCCCGGCCGAAGTCGAAACCCTGCTCGGCGATCCCGCCAAGGCGCGCGAGCTGCTGGGCTGGGAGCCGGAGATCACCGCTCGCGAAATGTGCGCGGAGATGGTCGCGGCCGACCTCGTGGAAGCGCGGCGCCATGCCTTCCTCAAGGATAACGGCTTCACGCTTCCGGTCAGCATCGAAAACTGA
- a CDS encoding GDP-L-fucose synthase, with the protein MKVHIAGHRGMVGGAILRQLEAWRARGDELDLVTRTRAELDLTDQAAVRAFMQAERPDAVILAAARVGGIHANDTYPADFIYDNLMMEANVIHQAFEAGVTRLLFLGSSCIYPKAVPQPMAEEALLTGPLEPTNEPYAIAKIAGIKLCESYNRQHGTDYRSVMPTNLYGPGDNFHPQNSHVLPALIRRFHEAARDGRGEVTIWGTGTPRREFLHVDDMAAASLFVLDLPRDRYEASTDPMLSHINVGCGEDISILELAELVARVTGFGGRIATDPSKPDGTMRKLMDVSKLKGLGWTPTIPLERGVEETYRWFLENEERVRL; encoded by the coding sequence ATGAAAGTCCATATCGCGGGCCATCGCGGCATGGTGGGCGGCGCGATTTTGCGCCAGCTAGAGGCCTGGCGCGCGCGCGGCGATGAACTCGACCTCGTCACGCGGACCCGCGCGGAGCTCGACCTCACCGACCAGGCCGCGGTGCGCGCCTTCATGCAGGCCGAACGGCCCGACGCCGTGATCCTGGCTGCGGCGAGGGTCGGCGGGATCCACGCCAACGACACCTATCCGGCGGACTTCATCTACGACAACCTGATGATGGAGGCGAACGTCATCCACCAGGCGTTCGAGGCCGGCGTGACGCGCCTCCTCTTTCTCGGGTCGTCCTGCATCTATCCCAAGGCGGTGCCGCAGCCGATGGCCGAGGAGGCCCTGCTGACCGGGCCGCTCGAACCCACGAACGAGCCCTATGCCATCGCCAAGATCGCCGGGATCAAGCTGTGCGAAAGCTACAACCGCCAGCACGGGACCGATTACCGCTCGGTCATGCCGACCAATCTCTATGGTCCGGGCGACAATTTCCACCCGCAGAACAGCCACGTCCTTCCCGCGCTGATCCGCCGGTTCCACGAGGCCGCCCGGGACGGCCGGGGCGAGGTGACGATCTGGGGCACCGGCACGCCGCGGCGCGAATTCCTGCACGTCGACGACATGGCGGCGGCCTCGCTCTTCGTGCTCGACCTGCCGCGCGATCGGTACGAGGCGAGCACCGATCCGATGCTGAGCCACATAAATGTCGGCTGCGGCGAGGATATCTCGATCCTCGAGCTGGCCGAACTGGTCGCGCGCGTGACCGGCTTCGGCGGCCGGATCGCGACCGATCCCTCGAAACCCGACGGCACCATGCGAAAGCTCATGGACGTGAGCAAGCTGAAAGGCCTCGGCTGGACGCCGACGATCCCGCTCGAACGGGGCGTCGAAGAAACCTACCGCTGGTTCCTCGAGAACGAGGAGCGGGTGCGCCTCTGA
- a CDS encoding S8 family serine peptidase codes for MVKSGLRPIVVSLLAGAAASTLAACGGHVGGSVASTPVALPPAPAPSPPPSPTPSPPSAPTPTPTPTPDPCASSCTSVPPPTGYVITPSDLQPRRSAQDDDEYRRNYTVGEYINALFALDNDWVGQGVLVGVLDDGVHAVGDLEGKVHAGLSRDFGYVEKNDIRTLRSGNDRFGDASSSHGTPVAGIIAARDDGEGVQGLAPGAMIVSLRVDSMVDGEKVWGTGRDLALRHAADNRIPLVNKSLALRPGTSPSRKFMDALAYYNRRAQGLVVAAAGNNGLDTSATAVEVDPRHAESWLFVAGLKSDGRDFELADYSNRCGSMMNRCVVAPTLSRTVGASGNPQTFGGTSSAAPVVTSVAAMILSKWPQLTGVDAGNIILNSARDLGAPGVDRVYGHGLVDAEAALRPVNPVLSNNAMSVPLEANAMVLGNAFGGLTGASFADAFSAVTVLDQYGRDYTGNLSSLVLQPAAGSEGAMDRQVEAQFNARSAAFASPAGSAIVGVTAFDTGLRDAAGVPVLENRLTNAEIAYRLNDAVTLTGGYNRAGDVTANIMGLAPTSDAMPAYSPLARTSLGIAHRLGRGRLALAGYRGGEGGIGARGAVLQFTQGARSLKLGLLHEDGAVFGTPVGTGMMRFGDGARTWFVEGASGFDLGQWSFEGFASLGRTRLLLGGDTLLTDADSITTGRFGLIASYPALRGRVSFGLAQPLVVLAGDATVSVGRGYDLAARALLLQERKVSLAGGIAPQFTLGYERRGDRSDLRFALARDGAGRDIRGIASWRVRFGR; via the coding sequence GTGGTCAAGTCCGGTCTGCGTCCGATCGTCGTTTCCCTGCTCGCCGGAGCGGCGGCGAGCACCCTGGCGGCATGCGGAGGTCATGTCGGCGGGTCGGTCGCTTCCACGCCGGTGGCGCTTCCGCCCGCTCCCGCACCTTCGCCCCCACCGTCGCCCACGCCTTCGCCGCCCTCCGCTCCGACCCCGACCCCGACACCCACGCCGGATCCATGCGCCTCGTCCTGCACGAGCGTCCCACCGCCGACCGGCTACGTCATCACGCCTTCCGATCTCCAGCCCCGGCGATCGGCGCAGGACGATGACGAATACCGGCGCAACTACACCGTCGGCGAATACATAAACGCCCTCTTCGCGCTCGATAACGATTGGGTCGGCCAGGGCGTGCTCGTCGGGGTGCTGGACGATGGCGTCCATGCGGTCGGCGATCTCGAGGGGAAGGTCCATGCCGGGCTGAGCCGCGATTTCGGCTATGTCGAGAAGAACGACATCCGGACCCTGCGAAGCGGCAACGACCGGTTCGGCGATGCCTCGTCGAGCCACGGGACGCCGGTCGCCGGCATCATCGCCGCGCGCGATGACGGCGAGGGCGTGCAGGGGCTCGCCCCGGGCGCGATGATCGTCTCGCTCCGCGTCGACAGCATGGTCGACGGCGAAAAGGTCTGGGGTACCGGGCGCGACCTTGCCCTGCGCCACGCCGCCGACAACCGCATCCCGCTCGTCAACAAGTCGCTCGCGCTGCGCCCCGGGACCTCGCCCTCGCGCAAGTTCATGGACGCCCTCGCCTATTACAACCGCCGCGCGCAGGGCCTCGTGGTCGCTGCGGCGGGCAATAACGGGCTCGACACCAGCGCGACCGCAGTCGAAGTCGATCCCCGCCATGCCGAAAGCTGGCTCTTCGTCGCCGGGCTCAAGTCCGATGGCCGCGATTTCGAGCTCGCCGATTACTCGAACCGCTGCGGCTCGATGATGAACCGCTGCGTCGTCGCCCCGACGCTCAGCCGCACGGTCGGCGCCAGCGGCAATCCCCAGACCTTCGGCGGCACGAGCTCGGCGGCGCCGGTCGTCACCTCGGTCGCGGCGATGATCCTGTCGAAATGGCCGCAGCTCACCGGCGTCGATGCAGGCAACATCATCCTCAATTCCGCCCGCGATCTCGGCGCGCCCGGCGTCGATCGGGTCTATGGCCACGGGCTCGTCGATGCCGAAGCCGCCCTGCGCCCGGTCAACCCGGTGCTGTCGAACAACGCGATGAGCGTTCCGCTGGAAGCCAATGCCATGGTGCTCGGCAACGCCTTCGGCGGGCTGACGGGTGCCTCTTTCGCGGACGCCTTCAGCGCAGTCACCGTGCTCGACCAGTATGGCCGCGATTACACCGGAAACCTCTCGTCGCTCGTCCTGCAGCCGGCGGCGGGTTCGGAGGGCGCGATGGACCGGCAGGTCGAAGCGCAGTTCAACGCGCGCTCCGCGGCCTTCGCCAGCCCGGCGGGTTCGGCCATAGTCGGGGTGACGGCGTTCGACACCGGCCTGCGCGATGCGGCCGGGGTTCCGGTGCTCGAAAACCGGCTGACCAATGCCGAGATCGCCTATCGCCTGAACGACGCCGTCACCCTGACCGGCGGATACAACAGGGCAGGCGACGTGACCGCGAACATCATGGGGCTCGCGCCGACCTCGGATGCGATGCCGGCCTATTCGCCGCTCGCGCGGACGAGCCTCGGCATCGCGCACAGGCTCGGCCGCGGGCGCCTTGCGCTCGCCGGATATCGCGGCGGGGAAGGCGGGATCGGGGCGCGCGGCGCCGTGCTGCAGTTCACGCAGGGCGCGCGTTCGCTCAAGCTCGGCCTTTTGCACGAGGACGGTGCGGTGTTCGGGACCCCCGTCGGCACGGGGATGATGCGCTTCGGCGACGGCGCGCGCACCTGGTTCGTCGAGGGTGCGAGCGGGTTCGACCTCGGGCAGTGGAGTTTCGAGGGATTCGCGAGCCTCGGGCGAACCCGCCTGCTGCTCGGCGGGGACACGCTGCTGACCGATGCCGATTCGATCACCACGGGGCGCTTCGGCCTGATCGCGAGCTACCCCGCGCTGCGCGGCCGCGTCAGCTTCGGCCTTGCCCAGCCGCTGGTCGTGCTCGCCGGCGATGCGACGGTCAGCGTGGGACGCGGTTATGACCTCGCCGCGCGCGCGCTCCTGCTGCAGGAGCGCAAGGTGAGCCTTGCGGGCGGGATCGCCCCGCAGTTCACGCTCGGATACGAACGCCGCGGCGATCGCTCGGACCTGCGATTCGCCCTGGCGCGCGATGGCGCGGGCCGCGACATCCGGGGGATCGCGAGCTGGCGGGTCCGTTTCGGAAGGTGA
- the cysD gene encoding sulfate adenylyltransferase subunit CysD, whose product MTMTLTHLQRLEAESIHIFREVVAEAENPVMLYSVGKDSSVMLHLARKAFHPSPPPFPMLHVASGWDFRDLLDHRDRTVREYGLELIVAQNEDAEAQGINPFDTGSALYSQAQLTEPLKRALTQHGFDAAFGGGRRDEEKARAKERVFSFRNAAHRWDPKNQRPELWNLYNARKNKGESIRVFPISNWTELDIWQYIALEKIDIVPLYLSKKRPTVTRDGLILVVDDDRFRFEEGEEVVERSVRFRTLGCYPLTGATISEATTMNAIIQEMLLATGSERQGRAIDKGQSASMEDKKQEGYF is encoded by the coding sequence ATGACGATGACACTCACGCATCTCCAGCGACTCGAGGCCGAGAGCATCCATATCTTCCGCGAGGTCGTGGCCGAGGCGGAGAACCCGGTCATGCTCTATTCGGTCGGCAAGGACTCCTCGGTCATGCTGCACCTGGCGCGCAAGGCCTTCCATCCCTCGCCGCCGCCCTTCCCGATGCTGCACGTCGCGAGCGGGTGGGATTTCCGCGACCTTCTCGATCACCGCGACCGGACCGTGCGCGAATACGGGCTCGAACTCATCGTCGCGCAGAATGAAGACGCCGAGGCGCAGGGCATCAATCCCTTCGACACCGGCAGCGCGCTCTATTCGCAGGCGCAGCTGACCGAACCGCTCAAGCGCGCGCTGACGCAGCACGGCTTCGACGCGGCCTTCGGCGGCGGGCGGCGCGACGAGGAGAAGGCGCGGGCGAAGGAGCGCGTGTTCTCGTTCCGCAACGCGGCGCATCGCTGGGACCCCAAGAACCAGCGGCCCGAGCTGTGGAACCTCTACAATGCCAGGAAGAACAAGGGCGAAAGCATCCGCGTCTTCCCGATCTCGAACTGGACCGAGCTCGACATCTGGCAATACATCGCGCTCGAGAAGATCGACATCGTCCCGCTCTACCTCTCGAAGAAGCGCCCGACGGTCACGCGCGACGGGCTGATCCTCGTGGTCGACGACGACCGCTTCCGCTTCGAGGAGGGCGAGGAGGTGGTCGAACGCTCGGTCCGTTTCCGCACGCTCGGCTGCTACCCGCTCACCGGCGCGACGATCAGCGAGGCCACGACCATGAACGCGATCATCCAGGAAATGCTGCTCGCCACCGGTTCGGAAAGGCAGGGCCGCGCGATCGACAAGGGGCAGTCGGCCTCGATGGAAGACAAGAAGCAGGAGGGCTATTTCTGA
- a CDS encoding polysaccharide biosynthesis/export family protein — protein sequence MVRALVLLGGLVLASGCSTSRSDDVAYSPEGFVAPDPVSVEMVAADYRIAPLDKVLVNVFQVEQFSGEYQVDLTGRINLPLIGAVEAVNQTTDELQARLKERLSAEYLKNPDVTVGIVSATGSNITIDGAVRRPGVYPNFGSMTLVQAVAVGGGLDNTANPKRVFVFRQIDGERMIAGFDLTTIRKGQEPDPEIFRGDIIVVEGSRRKETMDNLFRSVQTFGIFRPF from the coding sequence ATGGTCAGGGCTTTGGTTCTGCTTGGCGGGCTTGTCCTGGCTTCCGGCTGCTCGACGAGTCGCTCCGACGATGTAGCCTACAGCCCCGAGGGTTTCGTCGCGCCCGACCCGGTCAGCGTCGAAATGGTCGCCGCCGACTACCGGATCGCCCCGCTCGACAAGGTGCTGGTCAACGTCTTCCAGGTCGAACAGTTTTCGGGCGAATACCAGGTCGATCTCACGGGTCGGATCAATCTGCCGCTCATCGGGGCGGTCGAGGCGGTCAACCAAACGACCGACGAACTGCAGGCGCGTCTCAAGGAACGGCTCTCCGCGGAATACCTCAAGAATCCCGACGTGACCGTCGGGATCGTGTCCGCGACGGGCAGCAACATCACCATCGACGGGGCGGTTCGGCGTCCGGGTGTCTATCCGAACTTCGGGAGCATGACGCTCGTCCAGGCCGTGGCCGTGGGCGGTGGTCTCGACAACACGGCGAACCCCAAGCGTGTCTTCGTCTTCCGTCAGATCGATGGCGAGCGGATGATCGCGGGGTTCGATCTAACGACGATCCGCAAGGGGCAGGAACCCGATCCGGAAATCTTTCGCGGCGACATCATCGTGGTCGAGGGTTCGCGGAGGAAGGAGACCATGGATAACCTCTTCCGGAGCGTTCAGACCTTCGGCATCTTCCGGCCGTTCTGA